Proteins from one Ricinus communis isolate WT05 ecotype wild-type chromosome 9, ASM1957865v1, whole genome shotgun sequence genomic window:
- the LOC8280625 gene encoding alkaline ceramidase, which translates to MAEGGISSFWGPVTSPEWCEKNYAYSSYIAEFFNTISNVPGILLAFIGLINALRQRFEKRFSVLHISNMILGIGSISYHATLQRMQQQGDETPMVWEMLLYFYILYSPDWHYRSTMPTFLFFYGAAFAVFHSLVRFGIGFKVHYAILCLLCVPRMYKYYIYTNDVSAKRLAKLYVGTIFLGSLCWLFDRVLCDEISGWSFNPQGHALWHVLMGFNSYFANTFLMFCRAQQLGWNPKVVDLLGFFPYVKVRKPKTQ; encoded by the exons ATGGCGGAAGGAGGAATATCAAGCTTTTGGGGTCCTGTAACATCTCCTGAGTGGTGTGAGAAAAATTATGCGTATTCTTCTTATATTGCAGAGTTCTTTAATACCATATCAAACGTCCCAGGCATTCTATTGGCATTCATTGGCCTTATAAATGCACTGAGACAACGGTTTGAGAAGAGGTTTAGTGTACTTCACATATCCAATATGATACTTGGCATTGGGAGCATATCATACCATGCTACATTACAACGCAT GCAACAACAAGGTGATGAAACGCCAATGGTGTGGGAAATGCTTTTATATTTCTACATCCTTTATTCACCAGATTGGCATTACCGGAGTACCATGCCCACCTTCCTGTTCTTCTATGGAGCTGCATTTGCTGTCTTCCATTCGCTGGTTCGTTTTGGAATTGGCTTTAAGGTGCACTACGCAATACTATGTCTTCTTTGCGTACCCAGGATGTACAAATATTACATCTACACAAATGACGTATCTGCAAAGCGGCTTGCAAAATTATATGTGGGTACTATATTTTTGGGAAGTCTATGTTGGCTCTTTGATCGAGTTCTCTGTGATGAAATTTCAGGATGGTCTTTTAACCCGCAGGGACATGCTTTATGGCATGTCCTCATGGGCTTCAATTCATATTTTGCAAACACATTCCTGATGTTTTGTCGTGCTCAGCAATTAGGATGGAATCCAAAAGTTGTCGACTTGTTGGGATTTTTCCCATATGTTAAAGTTCGAAAACCAAAGACACAGTGA